The Mya arenaria isolate MELC-2E11 chromosome 15, ASM2691426v1 genomic sequence AGTGAGGTATAATGACAGctaatgttaatataaaaaagtccGCGCAATAGTATAAAAATAGCTGTCGTTTGATATACTAATAACAATGTATTAATGACGTTTACCTCTTTGGTTTTCCttgatatcaaaatgaatacatatgtcTTGAATAGGtttgtcatcattttttttgACGATTTATGACAACTCTTATATCTATGTTTCCATAGCTACCCCGACTTATTGCGACTGTATTGGTACTTTCTATTTTAAACGGACCgactttttaaagaaattgtcTTCGGAAAATGGTCAAATGTTGATACAAGGAActcaaaacttatattaaagtttTCATCAAATTTCTGTACGaaaattgtatgtttaaaaCCCTTCTACCTAGATCATTATCAAGTTTACTATTAAACAAACTATCAAGCTTAGTATAATTgaagaatgttttgtttatacacCGCGTGTTAGAAAATTACTATCAAATCGCATATGTcttaatgaatttaaatgacATAGGACAAGTCTACactaaacaaatcatttaaaccaatttgtataaatgaatACGGATTGAATAGCACAATACCGAAGTTCATCTTTATCTGTATAAGGTTGCGAACGTAGTGTTTGAACAAGAGATCTAATCGATTAAAGGACATTGTATCGTCGCTGTCATCACTCTACAAATACGATTATAATAGAATGAATTGCATAGCACATTGTTACATTAGACATTTAAAACTCCAATCCATTCAAAAACAATCGATTTAGGTATAATGATTTGCATAATGCATACTTGTAAATTCACATTATATTTTCAGTTTAGAACGCCTAATGAATAAAGTTTATGATAAAGCATTTAATTTGAGTTGTCTgcacttttgaaaacaaaacattaatcaaaTACTGCGGTTAATGATTTGTATCCCCCAAACTAATAGACACTGTAAATAAGAATGGATGTGCTAATGTTAACCTTGTGGATATTAATTGGATTGATGTATTCCACAACGTCAGCCAAGCATTGTCCACAACAATGTGAATGCCTAGAACATGAGATAGTGTGTAAGGATATACCAATATCTGATGTTCCCTTGCACAAGGGAGTGACGCAGGTCCAACTGAGCAATCTAGACCCGAGTCGCCTGTTTTTGGAGGTGTTCATGACAAATTTATTATGGACACACATACAATCACTGGACATAACATGCATCGGTCAGCAACAACTAATCAACGGTGTTTTTAAGGGTTTAGGAAATCTCACAAAACTAGGCTTTCATAGTGAGAATTTACATCACATGGATAGTGATGTATTTCAAGGACTAGATTCTTTAAAAGAGTTGGATTTTTCTGGACAAAAACGCCTGTTCCTGGAAGAGTTATTGCCAAGTTTGAGAAACTCGGACTTAGTCCATCTTGAAAAGGTTGCCTTGTCATATATACAGAATCCCCGTGTGAAAACTATAGAACTTGACATGGATTTCTTCAGAAGCTTGAGCGGAAGTAGGAAGAGGAATATCAAGTATATTGATATATCCCATGTTCACATTGGTACATTAGACTTTGCTTCGTTTGTAAATGCAGGATTATGCCAGTCGGTAGAAGAAATAGTTTTTCGGTATAATCATTTCCAAAACTTCTACAACCATATGATTCCAACTTGTGAAAGTTTAAAGATCTTGGACATAAGCTATTCATCAATTCCAAACTTGTTTGAGTTCTATCTTGAAGACATAGACTTCATTTGCCAGGCGGCAAGCTTCTTTTTTAATATAGAAGAGATATACATGGACTCGATGCTAGTGACTCTTCCTTTCAAGGAAACATCGGAACTTCATTTTAAAGACTGCCCATTAAGGCTACGAAAAGTGTCTTTAGCTGACAATCGGCTtgagtttataaacatttctgttCCTGATATGAGTGATGTGATGAGAGAAAGCTTAAGTTGGATCGATATATCGGCGAATCAGATCGAATATCTATCACCAGGACTATTTTCACCATCAGTGAACTTGCAACATCTAAATATCTCGTATAACAACCTAGGAAAGATGCTGACGATACATACCCAAgactttgaaacatttttaatgaataacaaTGAACTTCGTTTTCTTGGCTTATCTGgaaacaacattaacaaattgCCGTTTCTCACGCttcaaaataaaagcaaactTGTGGACCTTGACTTGTCAGACAACAAATTGGTGGATTTAAACTTCAATGTAGATGATCTGAAGAGTTTGCGTACACTTAACTTAAGTAAGAACATGATGAAATCATTAAGCGTAGTTTTAATGAATACGTTTGATCTTATGTCTAGAACAAACGGATCTTTGCGTCATCTAGATCTATCCCGTAACCCATTTGAGTGCTCCTGTGAGGAAAAACATCAGGAAACAGTAGAATGGATCAGAAAGCAATCTGGAGCATTGATTAAAGATTCTATTTCTAATTATGCATGTCACTTAAACGAGAAGAAAATAGCCTTTCTTAAAGACGAAGATTTTGCCTTTGTTATAAACTATTGCAAAGTACAAAGGATAAAGGTCATTATCGCTATAGTTGTTCCCTTGCTTGTTGTTTTGGGGGTTGTGTTTGTGACAGCATTTGTGCTCGTGAGACGAAAAAGGCAAAGACagatttcaagacaaaaattattTGACAACATTCAACTGGGTCAGTTCCGAAAAAAGTATCTTGTTTTCCTATCATATTGTTCGGAGGATGCCGATCTGGTTGAAACCAAAATCAGACCTGGCATTAGAGCAGGTCTTAGGGATTTGACGCAGTATAGCGGTGAGTTGATCTGCTCAGGTGATCTCAATTTTAGACCCGGGTTCCAGATAGGGGAAGAAATAATAAGATGTATCGAGGACTCTGCCGTAACAATAATTGTGGTTTCTAATTCATTTTGCTTCAAACAGTGGTGTAAAAGAGAGGTACAGGAATCATACGATCAGAACAGCCCTGTGATAATTCTGCTTGTTGAACATGTAGAGCCAGACTTGATGGGGACAGTTCTTACGAAGTTGTTTAAACGGTTTTCGCATGCGTCATGGATTTCTGACTCTGATGGAGGCCACATTGAACCAGATTGGCCTATACTTTGCCAGTCAATTATTGATCTTGCTTCATGCCAAACGTGATCAGTCGCTGATAAATGTGTCTAACCATGTGTTTTACTGCAACTGTGTGTTACGAAAAAAAACCAAGTCACACTCCCAGTTATTCTGATTATTCTTATGTTGTAGTGAAAAGGGAAATTCAACTTCTGTTGCCACAATGTTTTGACATAACGATTTTATCTGAAGACTGCCTATGCCGTACGTCACTGTGTTTCACTAATTCATCGTAGATTTAAGATTAAGTGTTATTAATACGTCTGCTTCATCGTTCAATACACTAGCATCACTTTTTATCAGCATCAATTAACCTTGACATGTCAGGATTTTATTGCAGTTATGTcagttttttaattatattttaacatttgttccTGAATATAATTATGACGTCACTAGCTCTTGACGAAGGTCACTTTAAGCctaaaataaaatggtaaatgATTTCCCTGCCattattgttcttttatatAGGTTTGCATTTCTCCTTATTCGACTGTAAAATTTGTATAGTGTTTGTTTCCGCtgtgttttatgtttacaattaaCATTCAAGCAAAAGTGCGAAATCATTTAGCTATTTCTTAACTGTTAACTATCTGTTTTTGCACACGTATAATATGACACTTTCTTTCATGCAGTTCGATTATGTATTGAGTTTTATCAGTGCAATAAACAATTGTGAAAATATCGATTTGATGTTTATACTGCAAACTAAAACGAGAAAATATCAACTGTAGGAACTAATAAACTATGCTTCATTGTAGCtccttccccttgatcaaaactaaacaaGTCCCTTTTGAACCAGAAATCGTTTCCAAgaggaaacaaacaaaattaataaggttgcataagtttaaaattagtttaaatacatttggaaataaaaaaaatcaacgtttattagaaaatggttattctgtttttcaaacgttttctttaactatgaagctgaatgttcgaacatttcaTTTCGTAATAAACACATTACAGACAAAAAACAACTGCTTGAACATAAATTCGATGTTATAtcatcattcaaatattttgttgaactGTGTGTCTTTGTTATACGTAATACGAAATTCCCGAAAAATTCACAGAACATTTCACACATTAAGTAATGGTTGTTTTGCCTCACCCACGCCTCAATATTTGCCAACAACTTTGCGTGGTCTTCACCCTTTTACCTGCATTTAAGAAAATCAAACTGGTCACTGACAGTGAAGGATGACTGAATTATACCCATGTACCACGGAAGACACTCTTAAACTAGTAGTTTTAAGAGCACATATTCCCGAACGTCCACAAATCAAGTCACGGACCTCGGCACATATTCCTGAACGTCCAAATATCAAGTCACGAACCTCGGCACATATTCCTGAACGTCCACAAACCAAATCACGGACCTCGGCACATATTCCCGAACGTCCACAAACCAAGTCACGGACCTCGGCACATATTCCTGAACGTCCACAAACCAAGTCACGGACCTCGGCACATATTCATGAACGTCCACAAACCAAGTCACGTACCGTGGCACATATTCCCGAACGTCCAAAAACCAAGTCACGTACCGTGGCACATATTCCCGAACGTCCACAAATCAAGTCACGTACCGTGGCACATATTCCTGAACGTCCACAAACCAAGTCACGTTCCGTGGCACATATTCCTGAACGTCCACAAACCAAGTCACGGACATCGGCACATATACCCGAACGTCCACAAGCCAAGTCACGTACCGTGGCACATATTCCCGAACGTCCACAAACAAAGTCACGTACCGTGGCACATATTCCCGAACGTCCACAAGCCAAGTCACGTACCGTGGCACATATTCCGGAACGTCCACAAACCAAGTCACGTACCGTGGCACATATTCCGGAACGTCCACAAACCAAGTCACGTACCGTGGCACATATTCCCGAACGTCCACAAACCAAGTCACGTACCGTGGCACATATTCCCGAACGTCCACAAACCAAGTCACGTACCGTGGCACATATTCCCGAACGTCCACAAACCAAGTCACGTACCGTGGCACATATTCCTGAACACCAAGTCACGTACCGTGGCACATATTCCTGAACGTCCACAAACCAAGTCACGTACCGTGGCACATATTCCTGAACACCAAGTCACGTACCGTGGCACATATTCCCGAACGTCCACAAATCAAGTCACGTACCGTGGCACATATTCCTGAACACCAAGTCACGTACCGTGGCACATATTTCCGAACGTCCACAAACCAAGTCACGTACCGTGGCACATATTCCCAAACGTCCACAAACCAAGTCACGTACCTCGGCACATATTCCCGAACGTCCACAAAACAAGTCACGTACCGTGGCACATATTCCCGAACGTCCACAAACCAAGTCACGAACCGTGATACATATTCCCGAACGTCCACAAGCCAAGTCACGT encodes the following:
- the LOC128220463 gene encoding carboxypeptidase N subunit 2-like, whose product is MDVLMLTLWILIGLMYSTTSAKHCPQQCECLEHEIVCKDIPISDVPLHKGVTQVQLSNLDPSRLFLEVFMTNLLWTHIQSLDITCIGQQQLINGVFKGLGNLTKLGFHSENLHHMDSDVFQGLDSLKELDFSGQKRLFLEELLPSLRNSDLVHLEKVALSYIQNPRVKTIELDMDFFRSLSGSRKRNIKYIDISHVHIGTLDFASFVNAGLCQSVEEIVFRYNHFQNFYNHMIPTCESLKILDISYSSIPNLFEFYLEDIDFICQAASFFFNIEEIYMDSMLVTLPFKETSELHFKDCPLRLRKVSLADNRLEFINISVPDMSDVMRESLSWIDISANQIEYLSPGLFSPSVNLQHLNISYNNLGKMLTIHTQDFETFLMNNNELRFLGLSGNNINKLPFLTLQNKSKLVDLDLSDNKLVDLNFNVDDLKSLRTLNLSKNMMKSLSVVLMNTFDLMSRTNGSLRHLDLSRNPFECSCEEKHQETVEWIRKQSGALIKDSISNYACHLNEKKIAFLKDEDFAFVINYCKVQRIKVIIAIVVPLLVVLGVVFVTAFVLVRRKRQRQISRQKLFDNIQLGQFRKKYLVFLSYCSEDADLVETKIRPGIRAGLRDLTQYSGELICSGDLNFRPGFQIGEEIIRCIEDSAVTIIVVSNSFCFKQWCKREVQESYDQNSPVIILLVEHVEPDLMGTVLTKLFKRFSHASWISDSDGGHIEPDWPILCQSIIDLASCQT